In Mycolicibacterium aubagnense, the DNA window CGGCTGATCAGCGGCGACCGCATCACCACGCTGGAGCTGGACCAGACCTTGCGGGTGACCCCGTCGTCGGCGTTGATGGGTGACTTGAAGGCGCTGCTGGGTCCGGGCTGCCTCGGCGGGTAGTCCCAGTTCAGAAGCGGTAACGCAGGATTCGGGCCTTCCGCGCGCCGGCACGGGTGCGTCCCGTGAGCCGGGTGGCGATCCGTAGAACTCGGGGAAACAGGTCGACCTCGGGCTGGTGGGCCAGGCTGGCTTCTTCGATGAGTTGCATTCGCGGATTCCAGCTCAAGGGATGCCGTGCATCCTTGAAACCCGCATAACCCAATTGGCTGCCAACGTCTTTGAACATCTTCTGCGGCAGATACTTGAAGGCGGCCAGGCTGATCGGTCCGAACTGTCCGTAGTCGTTGAACGCCAGCTCGCCGCGGTGGAAATGTTCGGTGACGCTGCGGAACACGCCGGCGATGACGGGCTCGGTCAGGAACGCGAACAGCCCATCTGCCACGAGCGCGGTGGGGCGGTCCGCAGGAATCCTTGCGGCCCAGTCCGGTTCGGCCACCGATGCCACCACCGTGTGCGAGTGCGGATTCGCCGGCAACAGCTGCTCACGCAGCGCAGAAATGCCGGCCAGGTCCACGGAGTACCAATCGACCGTCGGCGGCGGGGCCACCCGATAGAAGCCGCTGTCGAGGCCACCGCCCAGGTCGACCACGACCGCATCGGGATTCGATGCGGTGAATGCGCGCACGCGGTCATCGAGCATCTTGGCGCGCAGCGCGGTCTGGCAGACCACGCTGGTCTGTACTCCAAGTGCGGCGAAGTCGTAGTCGACAGCCGCCGCCACCGAGTCCGCCCAGGTGTCGCCAAGGATCGGGCGTGGCGCCCGGCTGTCCAGGGCCCTGGCGTACACGGTCAGCAGGGCCGTCAGCTCGACCGGCGTCAGAGAGGCAACAGGAATTCCCATAGGCCCGACCATACACCGCCACGTGCGTTGAACGTTTAGCTGAAAATGTTTAGCGCACTTCGTATTTCGTGCGAGCACCGGACAGTGATGAACCCATTCTCGGCCACCGCGATTCGCCGAGATTTGCAAATCCCCCGGGTGGTCCGCGGGTATGTGATTCGATCATGGGGCCGACCGAGGAGGGGCACCTGAATGTCTGCTGCGCAGCGCCCGACGACACTATGTGAAGCGTTCCAAGAGACCGCGTCGGTCGACCCGCACGCGGTTGCGTTGCGCACCGCTGGCGGCGGACCGACCCTGACCTGGGCGCAGTACGCCGCTCAGGTGCGCGCCGTTGCCGCCGGGCTGAGCGGGCTCGGCGTGACTCGCGGCGACACCGTGTCGCTGATGATGTGCAACCGGGTGGAGTTCTATCCACTGGAGGTCGGCGCGCAACATGTCGGCGCCACCGCGTTCTCGGTGTACAACACGCTGCCGCCGGCGGATCTGGCGCACGTCTTCGGTAACGCCGGCACCAAGGTCGTACTGTGCGAGGCACAATACGTCGAACGCATCCGAGCAAGCGGTGCACCCATCGAACACATCATCTGCATCGACGGCGCTCCGGAAGGCACGTTGAGCGTCGGTGAGCTGGCGGCGGCGGCCCCTGCGGACTTCGACTTCGAGGCCACGTGGCGTGCGGTGCAACCCGACGACATCGTCACGCTCATTTACACCTCCGGCACCACGGGCAAGCCCAAGGGCGTCGAGATGACGCACGCGAACATCCTGTTCGAGGCGTTTGCGGTGCACGAGGTCCTCGACGTGCGCTACGGCGACCGTGGCACGTCCTACCTACCTTCTGCGCACATCGCCGACCGATTGATGGGGCTGTACCTGCAGGAGGTGTTCGGTACGCAGATCGCCGCCGTCGCCGACGTCCGGGCCGTAGCCGCCGCGCTGCCCGAGGTCCGCCCGACGGTCTGGGGTGCAGTGCCCCGAGTGTGGGAAAAGCTCAAGGCCGCAGTCGAATTTGCCGTCGCCAATGAGACGGACGAGGTCAAGCGGGCCGCGCTGCAATGGGCACTTTCCGTCGGCGCCAGGAAGGCCGCCGCGATTCTCGAGCGCCAACCCGTGCCCGACGACATCGTCGCGGAATGGGCCACTGCGGACGAACTGGTGCTGTCGAAGCTGCGGGAACGGCTCGGGCTGGACCAGCTTCGGTGGGCGGTGTCCGGGGCCGCCCCGATTCCGAAGCAGACGCTCGGTTTCTTCGTCGGTCTCGGCATTCCGATGACAGAGCTGTGGGGCATGTCGGAACTGAGTTGCGTTGCCACAGTGAGTCATCCGCGCGACACCAAACTCGGCACCGTCGGCAGACCGCTGCCCGGAGTCGAATGCCGGCTGGCCGATGACGGCGAACTCCTGGTGCGGGCACCGCTGGTGATGAAGGGCTACCGCAAGGAGCCGGCCAAGACCGCGGAAGCGCTGGACGCGGACGGCTGGTTGCACACCGGCGATGTCGCTCAGATCGACGACGAGGGTTATCTGACCATCGTGGACCGCAAGAAGGAATTGATGATCAACTCGGCGGGCAAGAACATGTCGCCGGCTAATATCGAGAAGGCGATCAAAGCCGCCTGCCCGCTGATCGGCGTGGTGATGGCCATCGGTGACGCCCGGCCGTACAACACGGCGCTCATCGTGCTCGACGCCGAGTCGGCGGCTCCCTACGCCGCGCAGCGTGGTCTCGCCGACTCCTCTCCGGAGGCCCTCGCGGCCGATCCCGAATTGATCGCGCAGATCGCCGCCGGTGTGGCCCAAGGCAATACGGAGTTGTCGCGCGTCGAGCAGATCAAGCGGTTCTCGGTGTTGCCGACGTTCTGGGAGCCCGGGGGAGAGGAGATCACGCTGACCATGAAGCTCAAACGACGCCCCATCGTCGACAAGTATGCCGAGCAGATCGACTCGCTCTACGCGCCGGAGCCAGGGCCAGCCGTGCACGAACCGAAAGTGACTGTCGCCGCGGCGAATTGACTGCCAGAACCTCAGCTCACGCGGTGGTGCAGGCGAACTTCAAGCCGAAGCCATCGGGCGCGGGGAGCACCGGCGTCAGGCAGCCGAAGGTCTGGATACCGGCGTTGCTGAACCGGACCGCGGTGCGGCGCGCGTAGTTCACGCAGACCGGCCCGGTGGCGTCGGCGCGGCACTGATAGTCGCCGAACCGGAGGCTCTGGCCGTCTTTCAGCTTGGGTCCGGTGCCGGTATTGAAGCGGCCTGGATCGCCGTGTACCGAACCGACTTCAGCGGTCGGTCCCTCGAAGTCGACCCAGCCGCCGACCCAGTGGCCGTAGGTGTCGGCCGGCTGCGGCGGTGGGGAGGTCAGATGAATCAGGCACGCGAGCGCGCCGTTGAATTCCTTGTCGGTCATGCAGTTCGCGCCCGACGAGGTGGTGAACGCGATGTCGGTGCCGAGGTTGGTGGCGGTCCCGTCCCGGGTTGCGGAATGGAAGGCGGCCGGGTCGGCCGGAGCGCCGGCCTCCACCCAGGCGATGACATCGGCGACGGGCGCACCCGCGGGTGGCGGCGTGGTGGGGGCGGTCTTCGGGCTCGGAGTCGTCGGACGACTCGGCGGGGCGGTGGCCGACAACGACGGCTCCGAGATCGCCACGCCAGGCTGTCGGTGCTGCTCCGATGTGGCGGAACAACCCGCAACCAGGGCACATGCCGCCAGGACCACCGGAAATCGCATGCCCGCCAGGGTAACCGGCGGTGCTGCAACTCGCGGTTCAGGCGCCCCGATGATTACAGATTTTCGATAGTGTCCAGTTATGCACGAACGTACCGTCCGCGTGACCATCGACAGCGGAACCATCGAAGGCTTCACCCGCGACGGTGTGCACCGATGGCGGTCCGTCCCCTACGCGCGGCCGCCGGTGGGGCCGTGGCGCTACCGCGCCCCGCAACCTGTGCAGCCCTGGCGCGGTGTGCGCTACTGCCATGGATTCACCTACTGCGCGCCGCAGGAGCGCAAATACACCATGCTGAGTGTGGGTAAGTACCAGCCGATGGGCGAGGACTGCTTGACCCTCAATGTGGTGACGCCCGAGAATCACACCGGCGAGCCGTTGCCGGTGATGTTCTTCATCCACGGCGGCGGGTACATCATGGGCAGTTCTGCGACCCCGATATACGACGGCGCCGCGCTGGCACGTCGCGGCTGCATCTTCGTCTCCGCCAACTACCGGCTCGGCGCGCTCGGCTGCTTCGACGTGTCCACTCTGGCGACCGCGGAGCACCCCTTCGACGACAACCTCTTCCTGCGCGATCTGGTGGCGGCGCTGAGGTGGGTGCGGACCAACATCGCGGTGTTCGGCGGGGATCCGGGCAACGTGACCATCTTCGGCGAGAGCGCCGGGGCTCACGCCGTGGCCACGCTGTTGGCGGTGCCACAGGCGAAAGGCCTTTTCCACCAGGCGATCGCGGAGAGCCCGGCCAGCGGCATGGTGCGTTCGCCCGACGCTGCCGCCCGGTTCGCCGAGCATTTCGTCGAACAGCTGGGGGCCGGCGAGCGTGACGGCGCCGCTGCACTGATGGCGGCCAAAACCGCTGAGCTATTGGCAGCGCTGGACCGGGTCATCCACGGCGCCGTGGTCGACATGCCCGGTGCTTTCCCCGCCGGCCCCGCGTGGGGCACCGAGTTCCTGCCCGAGGATCCGGTGATCGCGATGCGCGAGGGCCGCGCGCACCGAGTGCCGCTGATCGTGGGCAGCAACGCCGACGAGGGCCGCCTGTTCACCAAGTTCATGCAGCTGCTGCCCACAAACGAGGCCACGATCGAACGAATCCTGGCGCATGTCCCGGCCGAGCAACGCGCCCGGATCACCGGCGCCTATCCGGGCTACCCGCAGTCAGCCGATGCCTGCATCAAACTCGGCGGAGACTTCGCGTTCGGCACGGCATCGTGGGAGATCGCCGGCGCACACATGCGCCACGCGCCCACCTACGCGTACCGGTACGACTACGCCCCGCCGGCCCTGCACTGGACGGGCCTGGGCGCGACGCACGCCACTGAACTGCTCGCAGTCTTCGACGTCTACCGGACGCCCCTGGGTGCGGTGCTCACGGCCGCCATGGACCGCAAGTCGGCGCTGCGGATCAGCAATGACGTCCAGAACCGGTGGCGGGCCTTCGCGCGGACGGGTGTCCCCGGCGAGGGCTGGCCCCGGTACGACGCCGACGATCGCGCCGTCCTGGTGTTCGACCGCAAGACCCGTGTGGAACTCGATCCCGGTGCCGAGCAGCGTGCGGCCTGGGAGGGTTTTTCGCTGGTCCACGGTTGACCGATGCTGCTCAGATCGATCGCGCTGTTCGTCCTGGCCGCTGTTCTGGAGATCGGCGGGGCCTGGCTGGTCTGGCAGGGTGTGCGCGAACACCGGGGCTGGCTGTGGGTCGGCGCCGGCCTGCTGGCACTCAGTGGTTACGGCTTTGTCGCGGCGTTCCAACCGGATTCGCACTTCGGCCGGGTGCTGGCCGCCTACGGCGGAGTGTTCGTCGCCGGCTCACTGCTGTGGGGCGTGGTGGCGGACGGCTTCCGGCCGGACCGCTGGGATGTGGCCGGCGCCGCGGTCTGTCTGTTCGGCGTCGGCCTCATCATGTACGCGCCGCGCTGACCTACTTCTTGACCACCTGGGTGCCGCCGGCGAGTTCGTCGTGCCGGCCCTGCTTGCACGGGCTGGAGTTGATGGTGACGGCGATGTAGATGTAGGCGATGAACGCGAGCAGTCCGCCGACCCAGGGGATGATCGGGAGCAGCGTGAACGAGTTGCGGATGGCCGACTGCTTGATATCAGGCTTCGGCATGCCGTGCGGGCCGCGGACACTGAGCCCGAGCAGCATCTTGCCCGGCGTCGCGCCGGCCAACACCTCGAACAGCACGAAGTAGAGGAACGTACCCAGCCCCGAGAACAGGCCGGTCACCATGACGTCGGACATCGAGCCGATCGAGAAGGCGCCGAAGAACGCCAGTACTACGACGATCAGCCCGTCGATGAATCGCGCGAAGAAGCGGGGTAGTAGATCGCCGGGATGCACCGGTACGGGTGCGCCGTATGCGCCGGAGGTGGGGTAGTTCTCGCCATAGGTCATGGCGCCAATTTACTGCCGATTGGCCAGCAATATCTGGCTTAGCCGCGTAGTGGTGGCTTGGCCGTCGGCATTGCCACCGGCGCCGTTCAGCGCGTTCATGACGGCCAGCGTGAAACGCTGTTCGGGACCGGCGAATCCGACGGTGTTGGTGACCCAACCGCCTTGTTCGTCGGACCAGCCGTCCTTGTTGCCGGGCGCCATGTTCGGGCCGGCGCCCCAGACACCCCACTGCTGGATCGGGTCGACGTTCTGCATGGCGCCAACGATCCAGGCGGTCTCGTTGGGCCGCAGCCGCGTCAGCATGTAGTTGACCATCTGGTCCAGGTCGTCGGTGGTCGACTTCTGAAAACCCCAGTAGGGGAACATGTCTCCGAAGCCGGGCTGTGGTTGAACCCGCGTCATGCCGAAATGTGGGAAGTCGTTGTTGAAGATGGTGTGGTCGGGTCCGCCGTATCGGGTCCACAGCGTGTCCGCGGCATCGTTGTCCGAGGTGTGCAGCATCTTGCCCATGAGGGCGATGTCGTTGTCGGTGAGTCGCAACAAGCCCGCACTCTGCCGGGCGAAGAGGTCCACCACCATGCCGAGCTTGATCGTCGAGGCGGTCCAGATCATGTCGGCGGCGTGCGAATTGCGGTACACGGCGCCGGTTTTCCGGTCCCGAAGCACATAGCCGACGGTGCCCGGCCGGGTCGCCAGATAGGCATCTGCTGTCGCGATGCGTTGCTGCGCATCGCAGGCGCCGGTGCATTCAGCGTGCGCCGTGGGCAGCACGGGGCCGGCCAACAGCATCGCGACCAGCGCCGCCCTGATCAGTTTCACGCCCGTAGCCTCCCAGATTTCGGTCTTCGTCATTGGGTTCAGACAGCCTCGGGGCGGGGCCACGTCGGCAGCGGCACCGGTCCGTCGCCCGGTCGCAGCCGGTCGAGCACCGCGCGCAACGGCGGCCAGTTCGTGCGCCCCTTGCGGGTGACGGCGTAGGCCGTGTGGATCACCGTCGGCCCGGCCAAGGGGACGACCTTGATGCCGGCGCTGGTAGGCCGTTCCAGCGGCAGCAAGCCGACGCCGTACCCGGCGACGATCAGATCCTCGACGAGCTCCAGGCTGTCGATCTGATGGGCGATCCGCGGGGTGAACCCGCTCAGCGCGCCCAAGGTACGCACGGCGTCCTCGTCAGCGGTGTTGCGCGAGTTGACGATCCAGGTCCGGTCCGCGTAGTCGGGCAGTTCGGCGGGTCCGTCCGCTTCGTCGGCCCGCAGACCCAGCCCCCATGGAATCGACCACAGCGCAAAGCCTTCCAGTAGCGGGCTGGGGGAGGCCGGGGCCAGGTTGTAGTCGTAGGTCAGGGCCAGATCCAGGTCATCGTCGGTAAGTAATGCGAACGCTTCGATGGGCTCGTATTCGCTTATGGCAACGTCGATTCCGGGGTGCTCGCGAGTCAGTTCCGCCAGGATCGGCAGCAGCGAGACGCGGATGCCGGTGGCGAACCCGCCGATCCGCAGGGTGCCGACGGGTTCGGCGCCGGAATCGAGGTCCAGCCAGGCCGCGTCGACGGCGGCCAGAATGGTCACCGCGTGGTCGGCCAGTCGCTGCCCGGCCGGGGTCAGCCTGACTCGGCGTCCTTCCGGTTCGATCAACTGAGTGCCGGTTTCCTTGGCCAGTGCGGCGATCTGTTGCGACACGGTTGATGTCGTCAGATTCAGATTCTCGGCGACGGCCCGCATCGACCCCAGGCGCGACAGAGCCAGCAAGAGGCGCAGTCGGCGGGTGTCCATCCGACTATTGTCCAGGGAATCTGCACGGTTCTGCGTCATCTGGCCCGAAGTTATGAATATTTAGCCAATGTGCGACGATCCGAAAATGACTGCACGTCCTGCTCACTTCATCCCGATCGACGGGGATCGGGTTCAACCGACCCGGTTCGCCCAGAGCCTGTGGGGTGAGGACCACCTCAACGGCCCGGCCGTGGTGGGGTTGGCCGCGCAGGCGCTGGAGGCCGCCTTCGGACTGCCTGACTTCCTGCCGGCGCGGCTGACGGTCGACCTGTTCCGCGCCGCCCGTGGGGTGCCCACGACGGCCGAGGTGACATTGATCCGGGATGGGCGGCGGGTGCGCAATTCCGAGTGTGATGTGGTGCAGGACGGAGTCACGGTCGCCCGCGCCACGCTGGTGCAGTATCGGCTCGCCGAAGCGCCGCCCGGCGAGGAGTGGTTCCGCGCAACCGATTTCGAGCCGCCCGCGGTGATCGATGACGGCCTGCTGCCGTACATGAACAGCGATGCCGTGGGCTGGACGCGGGCCATTGCCGATCACCAGAACGCCAGCCGAAAGCGTTACGTCAACCGGTCCATCGATGTCATCGATGGCCTGGCCAATACGCCGTTCGTCCGGGCCGCCATGGCGGCCGAGGGCACCAGCCTGGTCACCAATCTGGGCACCGCCGGTGTCGGATACATCAACGGCGACCTCACCGTGGCGTTGTCCCGGCTGCCGCTGGACACCTGGGTCGGCGCCGAGGCGGACTCTCACGTGGCGGCCCACGGCATCGCCGTGGGCACCACCACGCTTTACGACAGCGCTGGGCCGTTCGGCACCGGCCTCACCACGGCGGTCAGCAATCCCGCTGCGCAGATCGACTTCGGCCATAGCCGATTCCCCGACCGGATCAGGCGGGAACTCTAGCGCGCCCGGTTGTACCCCGGGATCCAGAAGGAGCCGTTGTTGCCGTCGTTGCAACAACGGCTTCGTTCATGAATGACGAACGATATGTCCACGATTATCACGTGGACATGAACGTTCGGGTTCCCGTTCAATACAACGCATGACCACCGCAGCGGCCCGCAACGGCGCACTCATGACCGTCGCGTCCATGCTGTCGGTGCAGCTGGGCGCAGCCCTGGCGGTGAAACTGATGGACGGTATCGGTCCGATGGGTGTGGCCTGGGTTCGCCTGTCCTGGGCCGGCGTGCTGATGCTGCTATTCGTCCGGCCACGGCCCGCCTCGTTCACGCGCTCGGCGTTTCTATCGTGCGTCATGCTGGGAATCACCACGGCCGGCTTCACGCTGCTGTTCATGGAGGCGGTGTCCCGCATTCCGCTCGGCACGGCGAGTGCGCTGGAATGCCTTGGGCCCCTTGTCGTTGCGGTAGCCAAAGGCCGTGGGCGCGGACGGTTGCTGTTCCCGGCGCTGGCGGGCGCCGGCGTCGTGTTGCTGACCGAGCCATGGGCCGCGGCCGTCGACCCGATCGGTGTGTTGGCCGCGGCCGCGTCTGCGGTCTGCCTCGCGGGGTACATCCTGCTGACCCAACGTGTCGGTGACGCGGTCACCGGCATCACCGGGCTCGCGGTGTCGATGCCGGTCGCGGGTTTGGTCGTCACCATGGTCGCCGGTCCGTCGGTCATCGGCCACGTGACACCGCACCTGCTGCTGGCCGGGCTGGGTCTGGCGATCCTGTTGCCGGCCATCCCGTTCACCTTGGAGATGCTGGCGCTGCGCCGCCTTACCGCTGCGGCGTTCGGCACCCTGATGAGCCTGGAACCCGCCTTCGCCATGACGCTCGGTCTGATCATCCTGCACCAGGTGCCCGGGCCGGCGGCCATTGTCGGCATCGCGTTGGTGGTGTTGGCCGGCATCGGCGCCGCGCGCTCGGGGGCGCGCCCCGAGGCCGGGACTGCTCACCGCGATCCTGCCCTCGTGGTCGAATAGGGGCATGACGCCACCGGCCACCGCGCTCAACGCCTCTCCCTTCACCGGCCGCACCCCCAGCCACGCCGGGGACCTGTCGGTGGAAACCCATGGCATCGCGCCGGTTCCGCAAGACCGCCGCTACGGCACCCCGGGCCGGCTGTTCACTGTGTGGTTCGCGCCGCAGATCAATATGTCGTGTGTCTTCACAGGCGCGCTGATCGGCGGACTCGGCTTAGGCTTCTGGCTCTCGATGCTGGCCATGATCGTCGGCACCGTGCTCGGATCGCTGGTGGTCGGCTACCTGTCCACGCTGGGCCCGCGCACCGGCACCGCGCAATTGCCCGGTGCACGCCTGGCTTTCGGCGGCTTGATAGCGGTTCCGGCTGCACTGCAATGGCTCTCGTCGGTGGCGTGGGACGCATTGGTCGGCCTGTTCGGGGGCGAGGCGCTGGCTGTGCTGCTCGGCATTCCGTTCTGGGTCGCGGTGCTGATCGTGCTGGGCGTCCAGGGGGCGGTCGGCTTCATCGGCTATGAGCTGATCCACCGACTGCAGGCCGTACTCACCGTGGTGCTGTTCGCGACGTTCGTCGTGTTCGCTGTCAAACTCGTTGCCGGACACCAGATCGTGACGCCGGCCGGTGCGCACGGCGCGGACCTTGCCGGCGCCTTCGTATTGGCCGTGACCATCGCGCTGAGCCTGGCCGTGTCGTGGGCCAGCTACGCCGCCGACTTCAGCCGGTACCTCCCGGCGGACTCCGCGCCGCGAAAGGTGTTCGGGTTCAGCTTCTTCGGCCTGGCTCTCGCGTACATCTTCGTCGAGACCATCGGCATCGCCGCGGGCAGCTTGATCACCGATCAGACTGCCGAGGGCGTGCGGTCGGTGATGGGTGGGGGACTGCTGGGTGCTGTCGCGCTGGTGATCATCGCGCTGGCCTCGGTCGGTTCGGGTGTGATGAACGACTACAGCGGGTCCCTGGCCCTGCAGACGCTGGGGGTGCGCGTGCGGCGCCCGGTCTCGTCGCTGGTGGTGACTGCGCTGGCGTTCGGGCTGATCCTGTGGCTCCACACCGGCGACACCGCAACGCGATTCACCAATGTGCTGTTGTTGATCAGCTACTGGATCCCGGCGTTCGCGGCCATCGTCATCGTCGACTGGCGTCGCCGCAGCCGCGGGCGGCAGACCGTCGATCCGGCGGTCGAGACGACGCCGCGACGGGACGCGGTCGCCGCACTGGTCGCATTCGTCGTGGCCTACGGCGCCGCGATCCCGTTCATGAACACGACGCTGCTACAAGGACCCATCGCCGTGGCCTGGCACGGTGCCGACATCGCGTATTTCGTGAATTTCTTTGTCGCGCTCGTGGTCTACGGGGGCTACCGGCGGCTCAGGGCCTCGCGACTGTGAGTCCTGTGCAGGTAATTCCGTGGGCGGGCTGATCCTGTGCATAGACCTCACACCGGGGATAACAACCCCAGGCCGTCAGCGCACCGTCCCGAAGAATGCCCGCACGTCATCGACGAACAACTCGGGCTGCTCAAAAGCCGCGAAGTGACCACCGCGCGGCATGGTGGTCCAGTGGGTGATGTTGTAGCCGCCCTCGCACCATGATCGCGGCGGCCGCCCGATCTCCTTCGGGAACGACGCGACGCCCGTGGGCAATTCGACCCTGGTGCCGCCGCCGAAGACGCGGAAGCTCTCCCAGTAGATTCGGGCCGAGGACGCGCCGGACGCGGTGGCCCAGTAGAGCATCACGTCATCGAGCATCTCGTCCCGACTGAGCGCGGTCTCCACATCCCCGTCGTGATCGGTCCAGGACCAGAACTTTTCGACGATCCAGGCCAGTTGCGCCACCGGTGAGTCGACCAGGCCGTACCCGATGGTCTGCGGACGCGTCGACTGCTGCTTGGCATAGCCCGAGTCCTGGTCCTGGTAGCGCCTCAGCGCCGCGAGTGCCACCTGTTCTTCAGTGGTGAATTCCGTGGCACCTTTCGGGGGCCTGCCCATCGGCATGTTGGTGTGAATCGCGATGCAGTGTCCGATGTTTCGTCCGATCTGCGTGGTCACCGCGGCGCCCCAGTCGCCGCCCTGCGCACCGTAGCGGGTGTAGCCGAGTCGCACCATCAGCTCGTCCCACGCCCGCGCGATGCGCTCGACACCCCAGCCGGTTGCGGTCGGCTTGCCCGAGAATCCGAAACCCGGCAGCGACGGGCACACGACGTGGAAGGCGTCCTCGGCGCGTCCGCCGTGCGCGGTGGGGTCGGTCAGCGGTTCGATGATCTTCTGGAATTCGGCGATCGACCCCGGCCAGCCGTGCGTGATGATCAACGGCAGGGCGTCGGGGTGCGGTGACCGCTGGTGGATGAAATGGATATCGAGCCCGTCGATCTCGGTGACGTACTGGTCGAACCGATTGAGCCGCGCTTCGCGAGCCCGCCAGTCGTAGCCGCCCGCCCAGTAGTCAGCCAGCGCGCGGGTGTAGCTCAGCGGGATGCCCTGGCTCCAGTCGTCGACGCACTCGGTTTCTGGCCACCGGGTATTGCTCAGGCGGCGGCGGAGATCGTCGAGGACCTCGTCGGGCACGGCAATACGGAAGCGTGTGATGGCAGTCATAGCGGTTCATTCTGGCCGATGAGCACCGGCGCGTGGGGAGGCGTGTCGCGGCCTCGCAGCAATCGCATGCGGTCGCTGCATCGGACTGCCAGGGCGGCGGTACACCGACATCGCTCTTCCCATTCTTGACTGAATAATTAGTCAGTGGCTAGCATGATCGGTGCCAGCCGGGACGTCTCGTGCGGCCGACCCCAGGTGATCAGCCGGTTTTCGTTTCCCGCATTCCAGATGTGAGTGCGCCGAGAGGGAGGTCGCGCATCGTCCTGACCACGCAAGGAATTTCATGATGAAACGACGCCGATTCATGCAGTCGAGCCTGCTCGCGCTAGGTGGGCTGATGGCCGCCGCGGCCTGCGACGACCGCACCTCGGGGCCGTCCGGCAGTCCCACCAGCACCGGCAACGACGGCCGCACCTGGGTGATGCCCGAAGAAGGGCAACCGCACAAGCGCACCTGGATGGCCTTCGGCGCCAGCGAGGCGATCTGGGGTGCGCAGCTGTTGCCACAGGTGCGGCGGGATCTGGCGACGATCGCGACCGCCATCGCCCGCTTCGAACCGGTTTCGATGCTGGTGCGGCACGATGAACTCGATCTGGCGCGCTCCCTGCTCGGAGGCGCGAATGTCGAGTTGATCGTCTCCGACATCGACGACCTGTGGATCCGTGATACCGGCCCGGTGTTCGTCACGGGTAACGGCGTCAAGGCCGGGGTCAATTTCAACTTCAACGGCTGGGGTGGCAAGCAGGAACATCGCCGCGACGCCAAGGTCGCCACCTTCGTCGACGACCGCGCGGGTGTGGAGACCGTGCACACCGCTCTGGTTATGGAGGGCGGCGGCATCGAAGTCGACGGCGAGGGCACCGCAATCGCCACTGAATCCTGCATCCTCAATGCCAACCGCAACCCGGGCTGGAAGACGTCCGACGTCGAAGCCGAACTCGATCGAGTACTCGGGGTCAAGAAGGTGATCTGGCTGCCCGGAGTGGCCGGGCAGGACATCACCGACGGGCACACCGACTTCTACGCCCGCTTCGCCCGTCCCGGCGTCGCCGTCGCCACCCTGGACCACGACGAGAACTCCAGCGAGTATGACCTGACCCGCCGCCATCTCGACATCCTGCACAATGCCACCGACGCCCACGGTCGCGCCCTCGAGGTCGAATCCATCGACGCGCCTTCACAATTGCGGTACCAGAACGCCGCGAAGGACTTTGCCGCCGGGTACATCAACTTCTACGTCTGCAACGGCGCGGTCATCGCCCCCGAATTCGGCGACCCCGGCACCGACCCTGCCGCCAAGGCCACCCTCACCCGGCTGTTCCCGGACCGACAGATCGTGCAGATTCCGATCGACGCCATCGCGGCGGGCGGGGGCGGCATCCACTGCACCACACAGCAGGAACCCACCGGCTGATCCCGCCCGTAGGCCCCAGCGACACCTGCCGCCTGCCTGACCTGTGGCCGGTCCGGCGCGCCGCCCGTCA includes these proteins:
- a CDS encoding agmatine deiminase family protein, with the translated sequence MKRRRFMQSSLLALGGLMAAAACDDRTSGPSGSPTSTGNDGRTWVMPEEGQPHKRTWMAFGASEAIWGAQLLPQVRRDLATIATAIARFEPVSMLVRHDELDLARSLLGGANVELIVSDIDDLWIRDTGPVFVTGNGVKAGVNFNFNGWGGKQEHRRDAKVATFVDDRAGVETVHTALVMEGGGIEVDGEGTAIATESCILNANRNPGWKTSDVEAELDRVLGVKKVIWLPGVAGQDITDGHTDFYARFARPGVAVATLDHDENSSEYDLTRRHLDILHNATDAHGRALEVESIDAPSQLRYQNAAKDFAAGYINFYVCNGAVIAPEFGDPGTDPAAKATLTRLFPDRQIVQIPIDAIAAGGGGIHCTTQQEPTG